One segment of Sphingomonas telluris DNA contains the following:
- the gshB gene encoding glutathione synthase — MPLRVAVQMDPLEQINISGDSTFAIMLGAQARGHTLYHYLAEDLTYQDGRLYAGAHEVSLQPVPGDHFKLGEFKILDLGKDVDVVLMRQDPPFDLGYITATHLLERIQHETLVVNDPGAVRNSPEKVWVLDFARYMPPTMITRSIGAAKHFAAEHGEVVIKPLHGNAGKAVFKIGRDGANLAPLMELFNATYREPHVLQGFLPEVSDGDKRIVLIDGEVAGAINRRPAKGDIRSNLAAGGTAEATELTETEQEICDALGPELKRRGLLFVGIDVIGGRWLTEINITSPTGIVAIDKFNGTDTSGRIWDAIEAKLEDRRTA, encoded by the coding sequence ATGCCGCTACGCGTTGCAGTGCAGATGGACCCGCTGGAGCAGATCAATATCTCCGGCGATTCAACCTTCGCAATCATGCTCGGAGCGCAGGCCCGCGGGCACACGCTGTACCACTACCTCGCCGAGGACCTGACCTATCAGGACGGGCGGCTCTACGCGGGCGCTCACGAGGTCAGTCTGCAGCCCGTTCCCGGCGATCACTTCAAGCTGGGCGAGTTCAAGATCCTCGACCTCGGCAAGGACGTGGACGTCGTCCTGATGCGCCAGGACCCGCCGTTCGACCTCGGCTACATCACCGCGACACACCTGCTCGAGCGCATCCAGCACGAGACGTTGGTCGTGAATGACCCCGGCGCCGTCCGCAATTCGCCCGAGAAAGTGTGGGTGCTCGACTTCGCGCGGTACATGCCGCCAACAATGATCACCCGCTCGATCGGCGCAGCGAAGCATTTCGCGGCGGAGCATGGCGAGGTCGTGATCAAGCCGCTCCACGGCAATGCTGGCAAGGCGGTTTTCAAGATCGGGCGCGACGGCGCGAACCTTGCGCCCCTGATGGAGCTGTTCAACGCCACCTATCGCGAGCCGCACGTGCTCCAGGGCTTCCTTCCCGAGGTATCCGATGGCGACAAGCGCATCGTCCTGATCGACGGCGAGGTAGCCGGCGCGATTAACCGCAGGCCGGCTAAGGGCGATATTCGCTCCAACCTCGCCGCGGGCGGAACGGCAGAAGCGACCGAGCTGACAGAGACCGAGCAGGAAATCTGCGATGCTCTCGGACCCGAACTGAAGCGGCGCGGCCTGCTGTTCGTCGGCATCGACGTGATCGGCGGTAGATGGCTGACGGAAATCAACATTACGTCGCCGACGGGCATCGTCGCGATCGATAAATTTAACGGGACCGATACTTCCGGTCGGATATGGGACGCCATCGAGGCGAAGCTCGAGGACAGGCGGACCGCTTAA
- a CDS encoding YraN family protein has translation MNREAAEKRGRGAETLACWYLRLKGWRILARRARVPGGEVDIVARRGRTLAFVEVKARATKEAAAMSLDAWRLRRVVVAAERLSARYLRPGDDVRIDAIFIVPGRLPQHMPNVWQG, from the coding sequence GTGAACCGCGAAGCAGCGGAAAAGCGCGGCCGCGGGGCTGAGACGCTCGCCTGCTGGTACTTACGCCTGAAGGGCTGGCGCATTCTCGCCCGCCGTGCGCGCGTGCCAGGGGGCGAGGTAGACATCGTCGCCCGACGCGGCCGCACGCTCGCCTTCGTCGAGGTGAAGGCGCGAGCCACGAAGGAAGCCGCAGCCATGTCGCTGGATGCCTGGCGTCTGCGCCGCGTGGTTGTGGCGGCAGAGCGCCTTTCGGCGCGCTATCTCCGACCCGGTGACGACGTCCGCATTGACGCCATCTTCATCGTGCCTGGACGCCTGCCGCAGCACATGCCGAACGTCTGGCAAGGGTGA
- the rsmI gene encoding 16S rRNA (cytidine(1402)-2'-O)-methyltransferase, with translation MNDERLPPGLYVVATPIGNLGDFTPRAAETLRRAELVLAEDKRVSAKLLAHAGAKTRMATYHDHTSEAERDAIVARLGGEAIALVSDAGTPLISDPGYKLVRAAREAGHAVHTVPGPSAVIAALTLAGLPTDRFLFAGFLPPKAKARADAVEELSGLRATLVFYESGPRLADSLEALRDGLGERDAVVVREISKLHEECVTGTLSELAERYSNNAPKGEIVIVVGPPAEAEEATDDELDTALDEALKSLSPSRAAAEVAARLSVPRKRAYARALERSK, from the coding sequence ATGAATGACGAGCGCCTCCCTCCGGGTCTTTACGTAGTCGCGACTCCGATCGGGAATCTCGGCGATTTCACACCCCGAGCGGCCGAGACTCTGCGCCGCGCGGAACTTGTTCTGGCGGAGGACAAAAGGGTCAGCGCAAAGCTCCTCGCCCATGCCGGCGCGAAGACGCGCATGGCGACCTATCACGATCACACCAGTGAGGCTGAACGCGACGCAATCGTCGCGCGGCTGGGCGGCGAAGCCATCGCTCTCGTCAGCGACGCGGGAACGCCTTTGATCTCGGATCCGGGCTACAAGCTGGTGCGAGCGGCGCGTGAGGCGGGGCACGCGGTCCACACCGTGCCCGGCCCCTCGGCCGTGATTGCCGCGCTCACGCTCGCCGGACTGCCGACCGATCGCTTCCTCTTCGCCGGCTTCCTGCCGCCCAAAGCCAAGGCGCGAGCCGATGCCGTCGAGGAGCTGAGCGGCCTGCGCGCGACGCTCGTCTTCTACGAGAGTGGTCCGCGCTTGGCCGATAGCCTGGAGGCCCTTCGAGACGGTCTCGGCGAACGTGATGCCGTCGTCGTGCGCGAGATCAGCAAGCTGCACGAAGAGTGCGTGACGGGCACTCTGTCTGAGCTAGCGGAGCGCTACTCGAACAATGCGCCGAAGGGCGAGATCGTGATCGTCGTCGGACCACCCGCCGAGGCCGAGGAAGCGACGGACGATGAGCTGGACACCGCGCTCGATGAAGCGCTGAAAAGCCTGTCGCCCTCGCGCGCCGCAGCGGAGGTCGCAGCGCGCCTCAGTGTGCCGCGCAAGCGCGCCTACGCCCGCGCACTCGAACGCTCCAAGTGA
- the hemW gene encoding radical SAM family heme chaperone HemW, protein MLTPTIENDPTASDKVTAKAPLSVTLATLSQRSADLALYVHWPFCVSKCPYCDFNSHVRSSIDQDEWRDALLADLAHEARLLPGRQLTSIFFGGGTPSLMEPATAGAIIEAAREHWSTSDDVEITLEANPNSVEAARFADLAAAGVNRLSLGLQSFEDDRLAFLGRAHSADEGFRALETAQKHFPRVSFDLIYALPGDSEEGWSATLAVALSLGTSHLSLYQLTIEPGTRFASMVAKSEFEPLDADTAANLFEMTAEMTESAGIPAYEISNHARAGQESRHNLTYWRYGDYAGVGPGAHGRRLGMRTVRHRKPENFLSGLHRNGHGIVEEEALDSREAADEALVMGLRLAEGIDAGSLEQRFRTPIVNWHAVQRLKDTGLLEVEDQRIRATPQGRLVLDSLLAAIAA, encoded by the coding sequence ATGCTCACCCCCACCATCGAGAATGATCCAACTGCGAGCGATAAAGTCACGGCAAAGGCGCCGCTCTCCGTGACTTTAGCGACCTTAAGCCAAAGATCCGCCGATCTCGCGCTCTACGTCCACTGGCCGTTCTGCGTGAGCAAGTGCCCGTATTGCGACTTCAACAGCCACGTTCGATCCAGCATCGACCAGGACGAGTGGCGTGACGCGCTCCTAGCCGACCTGGCGCATGAAGCTCGACTGCTGCCCGGTCGGCAGCTGACGTCCATCTTCTTCGGCGGTGGGACGCCCTCGCTGATGGAGCCCGCGACGGCTGGGGCCATCATCGAGGCTGCGCGTGAACATTGGAGCACGTCTGACGACGTCGAGATCACCCTCGAAGCCAATCCGAATTCGGTCGAGGCCGCGCGCTTTGCCGACCTCGCCGCCGCAGGCGTGAACCGCCTGTCACTCGGCCTGCAGAGCTTCGAGGATGACCGCCTCGCCTTCCTTGGCCGAGCGCATTCTGCCGACGAAGGTTTCCGCGCTTTGGAGACCGCGCAGAAGCATTTTCCGCGAGTCAGCTTCGACCTGATCTACGCGCTACCCGGCGACAGCGAGGAAGGATGGTCGGCCACCCTAGCCGTGGCCCTCTCACTCGGTACTTCGCACCTCTCGCTCTACCAGCTGACGATCGAACCCGGCACGCGCTTTGCCTCCATGGTCGCGAAGAGCGAGTTCGAGCCTCTCGACGCCGATACGGCGGCGAACCTGTTCGAAATGACGGCGGAAATGACGGAGAGTGCCGGCATTCCCGCCTATGAGATCAGCAACCACGCCCGTGCAGGCCAGGAGAGCCGCCACAACCTCACCTACTGGCGCTACGGCGATTATGCGGGCGTCGGGCCCGGCGCCCACGGCCGCAGGCTCGGCATGCGCACCGTGCGTCACCGCAAGCCGGAAAACTTCCTCTCCGGCCTCCACCGCAACGGCCACGGGATCGTCGAGGAGGAGGCGCTGGACTCACGCGAAGCCGCCGATGAGGCGCTGGTCATGGGTCTCCGGCTTGCCGAAGGCATCGACGCGGGCTCACTCGAGCAGCGATTCCGGACACCGATTGTGAATTGGCACGCAGTGCAGCGGTTGAAGGATACGGGATTGCTGGAGGTCGAAGATCAACGCATCCGCGCAACGCCGCAAGGGCGCCTCGTACTCGACAGCCTTCTCGCCGCGATCGCCGCCTAG
- the rdgB gene encoding RdgB/HAM1 family non-canonical purine NTP pyrophosphatase has protein sequence MRPIGDRLVIATHNPGKLREIAELIQPLGISCVGAEELGLPEPEEIGNTFTDNADLKAREAADLSGLPALADDSGLCVDALHGAPGIFSARWAEDSEGNRDWNRAMEKLWREVEATEPDAAPAAHFVCALAIAWPNDGQAENFEGRVDGTLTWPPRGDKGFGYDPIFVPAGRETTFGEMDPAEKHRISHRADAFRKLVAALQD, from the coding sequence GTGAGGCCGATCGGCGACCGCCTGGTCATCGCCACGCACAACCCGGGCAAGCTCCGCGAGATCGCGGAGCTGATCCAGCCGCTGGGCATCTCCTGCGTCGGGGCTGAGGAACTTGGCCTGCCGGAGCCGGAGGAAATCGGGAACACGTTCACCGATAATGCGGACCTGAAGGCACGCGAGGCGGCAGACCTTTCGGGCCTACCCGCGCTCGCCGACGACAGCGGCCTGTGCGTCGACGCGCTTCACGGCGCTCCGGGCATCTTCTCAGCTCGCTGGGCCGAGGACTCGGAAGGCAATCGCGACTGGAACCGCGCGATGGAAAAGCTGTGGCGCGAGGTCGAGGCAACCGAGCCGGACGCGGCACCGGCGGCCCATTTCGTCTGCGCGCTCGCCATCGCCTGGCCGAACGACGGGCAAGCCGAGAATTTCGAGGGTCGCGTTGACGGCACCCTCACCTGGCCTCCACGGGGCGACAAGGGCTTCGGCTACGACCCCATCTTCGTGCCGGCGGGTCGTGAGACCACCTTCGGAGAGATGGACCCGGCGGAAAAGCACCGCATCAGCCATCGCGCCGATGCCTTCCGCAAGCTGGTGGCCGCGCTCCAGGACTAA
- the rph gene encoding ribonuclease PH has translation MRPSGRTPDQMRQLTFEPGFTRHAEGSCLVSFGDTRVLVTASVDEKVPPFLRGKGQGWVTAEYGMLPRATHTRGNREAAKGKQSGRTQEIQRLIGRSLRAVVDLQKLGERQIIVDCDVIQADGGTRTASISGAWVALRIAVNKLLEAKAIAVDPIRTQVAAVSCGIHQGTAVLDLDYEEDSSAGSDGNFVLTADGAIVEAQVTAEGETYDEEGLLRLLRLARIGCSEIFEAQRKAVGQ, from the coding sequence ATGCGCCCCAGCGGCCGCACCCCCGATCAAATGCGGCAATTGACCTTCGAACCGGGCTTCACTCGTCATGCGGAGGGCTCCTGCCTTGTCTCCTTCGGCGACACCCGCGTGCTGGTGACGGCTTCGGTGGACGAGAAAGTCCCGCCCTTCCTTCGCGGCAAGGGCCAGGGCTGGGTCACCGCCGAATACGGCATGCTCCCCCGTGCGACGCATACGCGCGGAAACCGTGAAGCGGCCAAGGGGAAGCAGTCCGGACGCACCCAGGAAATCCAGCGCCTCATCGGTCGCTCCCTCCGCGCGGTGGTCGACCTCCAGAAGCTTGGGGAGCGCCAGATCATCGTCGACTGCGACGTGATCCAGGCCGACGGCGGCACCCGCACCGCGTCCATTTCCGGCGCGTGGGTCGCCCTGCGCATCGCGGTGAACAAGCTGCTCGAGGCGAAGGCGATCGCGGTCGACCCCATCCGAACGCAGGTTGCTGCCGTCAGCTGCGGCATTCACCAGGGAACTGCGGTGCTCGATCTCGATTACGAGGAGGACAGCTCGGCAGGTTCGGACGGCAATTTCGTCCTGACTGCCGACGGAGCGATCGTGGAGGCGCAGGTGACGGCCGAGGGTGAGACCTACGACGAAGAAGGCCTGCTGCGGCTCCTGCGGCTCGCCCGCATCGGCTGTTCGGAGATTTTCGAGGCGCAGCGCAAGGCTGTCGGTCAGTGA
- the hrcA gene encoding heat-inducible transcriptional repressor HrcA has translation MMTEPIAQLSNRMREIFGLVVESYLERGIPVGSKALTGTINLSPASIRGVMQELEERGLLTHPHTSAGRIPTETGLRLFVDGIMQVAAPDPRERREIERQIVRDQPIEDALAAASAALSGLSQAAGVVLAPKQEMRLRQLSFVPLSPTRALAVLVGSDGGVENRILSLEAGTTPAALNEVANFINARLSGLTLAEAQARLLTEIRDHREALDRAAAQLVASGLAAWTEDNAHRPVLIVRGQANLIDESAAADLERVRSLLEELENRQEIARLLDEARDAPGCRIFIGSENRMFALSGSSVIAAPYRGSQGEVVGVVGVIGPTRLNYARVIPMVDFTAKALTRLMA, from the coding sequence ATGATGACCGAGCCGATCGCCCAGCTCAGCAATCGCATGCGCGAGATCTTCGGACTCGTCGTGGAATCGTATCTGGAGCGCGGGATTCCGGTCGGATCGAAGGCGCTTACCGGCACAATCAACCTATCACCCGCCTCCATCCGCGGCGTCATGCAGGAGCTGGAGGAGAGGGGACTCCTCACCCATCCGCACACGTCCGCAGGGCGTATCCCGACCGAGACAGGTCTGCGCCTGTTCGTGGACGGCATCATGCAGGTCGCCGCGCCAGACCCTCGCGAGCGGCGAGAGATCGAGCGGCAGATCGTTCGCGACCAGCCGATCGAGGATGCTCTAGCGGCCGCGTCGGCGGCGCTTTCGGGTCTGTCTCAGGCGGCCGGCGTGGTGCTCGCCCCGAAGCAGGAAATGCGGCTTCGGCAGCTCAGCTTCGTGCCGCTCAGCCCGACGCGGGCGTTGGCGGTGCTTGTCGGAAGCGACGGCGGGGTCGAAAATCGGATTTTGTCGTTGGAGGCCGGCACGACGCCTGCGGCGCTCAATGAGGTCGCCAACTTCATCAATGCACGCCTGTCGGGCTTGACGCTGGCGGAGGCACAGGCGCGGCTGCTCACGGAAATCCGCGATCATCGCGAGGCGCTGGATCGGGCAGCGGCGCAGCTCGTCGCGTCCGGGCTTGCGGCGTGGACGGAAGACAATGCGCATCGCCCGGTGCTGATCGTCCGCGGACAGGCCAATTTGATCGATGAGAGCGCGGCAGCGGACCTGGAACGCGTTCGCAGCCTATTGGAAGAGCTCGAGAACCGGCAGGAAATCGCTCGGCTGCTCGACGAAGCGCGGGATGCTCCGGGGTGCCGAATCTTCATCGGATCGGAGAACCGGATGTTCGCGCTTTCAGGATCTTCCGTAATCGCCGCGCCTTACCGTGGGAGCCAGGGCGAGGTCGTCGGCGTTGTCGGCGTCATCGGGCCCACGCGGTTGAACTACGCCCGGGTAATCCCAATGGTAGACTTCACGGCGAAGGCCCTTACGAGACTGATGGCATGA
- the grpE gene encoding nucleotide exchange factor GrpE, which translates to MIENEDRLEQEAEDIRRETAEGSPEVAEHDRVAALEKQLEEANSKALYAAAEIQNVRRRLETEKQQAGLYATTQFARDMLAIKDHLERALGAVSDELRADKVASNFLAGIESTARELEQVFTRHGISRIDAMGEQLDPHKHQAMMEVPSDDAEPGTIVQEMQPGYMLKDRLLRPALVGVARKP; encoded by the coding sequence ATGATCGAGAACGAAGACAGACTTGAACAAGAAGCGGAAGACATCCGCCGCGAAACCGCCGAGGGTTCGCCCGAGGTTGCCGAGCACGACCGCGTAGCGGCGCTCGAAAAGCAGCTGGAGGAGGCGAACAGCAAGGCGCTGTACGCAGCCGCCGAGATCCAGAACGTTCGCCGGCGGCTGGAGACCGAAAAGCAGCAGGCCGGCCTCTACGCGACGACCCAGTTCGCCCGCGACATGCTAGCGATCAAGGACCATCTGGAACGTGCGCTCGGCGCCGTTTCGGACGAGCTCCGGGCCGACAAGGTGGCGAGCAACTTCCTGGCCGGCATCGAGTCCACGGCGCGCGAGCTGGAGCAGGTATTCACCCGCCACGGCATCAGCCGCATCGACGCGATGGGCGAGCAGCTCGACCCGCACAAGCACCAGGCGATGATGGAAGTCCCCTCGGACGATGCCGAGCCGGGAACGATCGTCCAGGAAATGCAGCCGGGTTACATGCTGAAGGACCGCCTGCTGCGGCCCGCACTCGTCGGAGTGGCGCGCAAGCCCTGA
- the aroG gene encoding 3-deoxy-7-phosphoheptulonate synthase AroG produces the protein MRHSTDDLRILEIKELAPPSHVLREFPASDRASETVFGARHAIHDILSRDDDRLLVVVGPCSIHDPAAAREYAARLAEQQKRLAGSLVIVMRVYFEKPRTTVGWKGLINDPALDGSFEINKGLKIARELLLDINEMGLPAGTEFLDMITPQYVADLVSWGAIGARTTESQVHRELASGLSCAVGFKNGTDGNTRIACDAIKAASRPHHFLSVTKGGHSAIVATAGNEDCHVILRGGSRPNYDRESIDAACAIASDAGVECRIMVDASHGNSSKDFRRQRTVVNDVARQLADRERRIFGMMIESHLVEGRQELGDGTDLTYGQSVTDACLGWDDTVELLDVLAGAVEERRHIAKAAQPA, from the coding sequence GTGCGCCACTCGACCGACGACTTACGCATCCTCGAAATCAAGGAGCTTGCGCCGCCGTCGCATGTGCTGCGCGAGTTTCCTGCGAGCGATCGCGCGAGCGAGACGGTGTTCGGCGCGCGCCACGCAATCCACGACATACTCTCGCGCGACGACGATCGCCTGCTGGTCGTGGTCGGCCCCTGCTCCATCCACGACCCCGCGGCCGCGCGCGAATATGCGGCGCGCCTCGCCGAGCAGCAGAAGCGCCTCGCCGGCTCCCTCGTCATCGTGATGCGGGTCTATTTCGAAAAACCGCGCACGACGGTGGGTTGGAAGGGCTTGATCAACGACCCGGCGCTCGACGGCAGCTTCGAGATCAACAAGGGCCTGAAGATCGCACGCGAGCTGCTGCTGGACATCAATGAGATGGGCCTGCCCGCGGGGACCGAATTCCTCGACATGATCACTCCGCAATATGTCGCGGACCTCGTGTCGTGGGGCGCGATCGGCGCGCGCACCACGGAATCGCAGGTGCACCGCGAGCTGGCGTCGGGCCTCTCCTGCGCCGTGGGTTTCAAGAACGGCACGGACGGCAACACGCGCATCGCCTGCGACGCGATCAAGGCGGCGAGCCGGCCGCACCACTTCCTGTCGGTCACCAAGGGCGGGCATTCGGCCATCGTCGCGACGGCCGGAAACGAGGACTGCCATGTCATCCTGCGCGGAGGCAGCAGGCCCAATTACGACCGCGAGAGCATCGATGCCGCCTGCGCCATCGCTTCAGACGCGGGGGTCGAATGCCGGATCATGGTCGACGCGAGCCACGGCAACAGCAGCAAGGATTTCCGCCGTCAGCGGACGGTCGTGAACGACGTCGCCCGCCAGCTCGCAGACCGCGAGCGACGCATCTTCGGCATGATGATCGAAAGTCATCTCGTCGAAGGCCGGCAGGAGCTCGGCGATGGCACAGACCTCACCTACGGGCAAAGCGTCACCGACGCCTGCCTTGGATGGGACGATACCGTCGAGTTGCTCGATGTGCTGGCAGGCGCCGTTGAAGAGCGCCGCCACATCGCGAAAGCCGCGCAGCCCGCCTAG
- a CDS encoding FAD-dependent oxidoreductase yields MTEESGSPPGKPQGNVTRRSLLKGAGGAAVLAGSSAVAGQAKGQRIVVVGAGVFGAWTAHHLQNAGHRVTLVDGWGASHSRASSGGESRLTRAGYGKDAIYTRFASDSLPQWQALSAVSGLPILIPCGVVFFSAVEDDYFRGSIEVHKQLGLPIEQMDRAAMQRRFPMIDFEGIEIGLFEPKFGALMARRSVQTLVDRFVRASGEYRRGQALPLGASNGKLDAVKLQSGESLAADRFVFALGPWLPKIFPDILGKKIFATRQEVFYFATPPGDRRFLPEAMPGWADFNEGDIFYGFPDLENRGVKFAHDKHGELIDPDTQDRRPTQAALEEIVAFRDRRFPALRGAQLTGAEVCQYENSSNGDFLIDLHPTLANVLLVGGGSGHGFKHGPEVGRYAAARLFGAVKEEPRFSLATKGETQHREVH; encoded by the coding sequence GTGACTGAGGAAAGCGGTTCGCCTCCGGGCAAGCCGCAGGGTAACGTAACGCGCCGCTCGCTCCTCAAGGGGGCGGGCGGCGCAGCCGTTCTGGCAGGGAGCAGCGCAGTGGCAGGCCAGGCGAAGGGTCAACGCATCGTCGTCGTCGGCGCGGGCGTTTTCGGCGCCTGGACCGCGCATCATCTCCAGAATGCCGGCCATCGCGTAACGCTGGTGGACGGCTGGGGCGCTTCCCACAGCCGCGCCTCGTCCGGCGGTGAGTCCCGCCTGACCCGCGCGGGCTACGGCAAGGACGCGATCTACACGCGCTTCGCTTCCGACAGCCTGCCTCAATGGCAAGCACTGAGCGCGGTGTCGGGCCTGCCGATCCTGATCCCGTGCGGCGTGGTTTTCTTCAGCGCCGTGGAGGACGATTACTTCCGCGGCAGCATCGAGGTTCACAAGCAGCTCGGCCTCCCCATCGAGCAAATGGATCGCGCGGCGATGCAGCGCCGCTTCCCGATGATCGATTTTGAGGGGATCGAGATCGGCCTTTTCGAGCCGAAGTTCGGCGCGCTGATGGCTCGCCGGTCGGTCCAGACCCTGGTCGACCGGTTCGTCCGCGCAAGCGGCGAATACCGGCGCGGTCAGGCGCTGCCGCTCGGTGCATCGAACGGCAAGCTCGATGCGGTGAAGCTGCAGTCGGGCGAGAGCCTTGCCGCCGACCGTTTCGTCTTCGCGCTGGGCCCATGGCTGCCGAAAATCTTCCCCGACATCCTCGGCAAGAAGATTTTCGCAACGCGGCAGGAAGTCTTCTATTTCGCAACGCCGCCGGGCGACCGGCGCTTCCTGCCTGAAGCCATGCCGGGGTGGGCGGACTTCAACGAAGGCGACATTTTCTACGGCTTCCCCGATCTCGAGAACCGAGGCGTCAAGTTCGCGCACGACAAGCATGGCGAGCTGATCGATCCTGACACGCAAGACCGACGGCCGACGCAGGCGGCCCTCGAAGAGATCGTCGCCTTTCGCGACCGGCGCTTTCCGGCGCTGCGCGGCGCTCAACTGACGGGCGCCGAGGTCTGCCAGTACGAGAACAGCTCGAACGGCGACTTCCTCATCGACCTCCACCCTACCCTCGCGAACGTGCTGCTGGTCGGCGGCGGATCGGGGCATGGCTTCAAGCATGGCCCCGAAGTGGGGCGCTACGCCGCCGCACGCCTGTTCGGTGCCGTAAAGGAAGAACCCCGCTTCAGCCTCGCGACCAAGGGCGAAACCCAGCACCGCGAAGTCCACTGA